GTTCTTCGAGATCAATATGATCCCTGCCTGCAATAGGGGATCCGATTATAATATCTTCCTGGCCGGTATAGCGGTATAATAATACATTTACTGCTGCTACCAGTGTCATAAACAGCGTAGCATGCTGCTCATTGGCCAACTCTTTTAACCCATTGTATAATGTTTGATCTATTTTTTTATGTATTCTGGCGCCAACATAGGTTTTTATCGCAGGACGGGTGAATGTGCCGGGAATATCCAATACTGGTAATTCTCCTTTAAACTGATCCAGCCAGTAAGGACGATGATTTTCCAATGCAGCGCCACTCAGTTGTGTTGCCTGCCACGTGGCGTAATCCTTATATTGTATACGCAATGGCGATAATGCGGCTGTTCCATTGTATATCGCTAACAGCTCCCGGATAAAGACGCCGATAGACCAGCCATCACTGATGATGTGGTGTATAACAAAACTGAATAACCACTTGCCTGTTGACAACTGATACAGGCAGGCACGTAACAATGGACCACTGCTCAGGTTAAAGACATAGTTGAAGTCTGCCGTCAGCGCATCATTTGCTGATACTACGTAATCCTGGTAGTGAAGTTTAAAATCAATTGAAGGCAGGATAAACTGGCGTACCTCTCCTTCATCTTCGCGGAACACGGTGCGCAGGACTTCATGACGGGCGATTAAAGTTTTGAATGCATCTTCCAGGGCGACCTTATCCAGCGAACCTGTGAACACGTATGCGCCTGTAATATTATATGCTACACTTCCACCTTCCAGCTGGCTCAATACCCATATACGACGCTGGGAAGAGGATAATACATAACTACTTTGTACCGGCGCTAACGGTATCCCTGCAAAGGCAGTACGTGTTGAACCCGACAGTAACAACGCCTGTTGTTCAAGCTCCGGGTACGTAAAGATTTCACGGATACCAACCTTCACCTCAAAAACCTGGTACAGCTGACTCACCAGCCGTGCTGCTTTCAGACTATGACCACCCAGTTCGAAAAAGTTCGAATGGATACCAATCCGGGCTGCATCTATGCCTAACAACTCACTCCATACATGTACCAGTCCCTGTTCGACTGCTGTACGTGGCGCCATATAGCCTTCACCGCTTTCAATCTCTTCCCCATCCATTGTCACCAGCAGCTGACGGTCTACCTTTCCATTATGGTTCAGTGGCAGCGCTGATACACGGATCATTCGCTGTGGAACCATGTAGGAGGGCAAATGCGCTCCCAGGTAACTTCGTAGGCCTGATAACGAACTCCCAACTATATATGCATGTAATTCTTTATTGCCATCTGCTCCTGTTCCCGTTAAGACTACTGCTGCACTCACCCCTTCATGGCTTTGCAGCCGCGCGGTAATCTCTCCGATCTCTATTCGGTAACCCCGGATCTTCACCTGGTCATCAAATCGGCCCAGGTATTCTAATTCCCCACCAGCGAGAAAGCGCACCTTATCACCACTACGGTATAAACGTTCTACTCCCCTGTTTACAAATCTTGCACTGGTCAGTTCTTCACGGTTCAGGTAACCTCTGGCTACACCGGCACCTCCTACATACAACTCACCGGCTACGCCTCTGGGTACCGGCTGACCATAACTATCCAGTACATAACATCTCAGGGTCGGAATCGGACAGCCGATATTGCTTACACCTGCATACAGATCAGACAATGACAGCTCCTTGTAGGTTACATGCACTGTTGTTTCTGTAATGCCATACATATTGATCAGCCGACAGGATGGATAACGCAGTTTCCATGGTAACAGGTTACCTGGTGACAAGGCCTCTCCTCCAAAAATTACATATCTTAACTGGTGACAGTCTTCCCCATTATCGGCCTGCTGCAGATTGTAAAAGGCCGAAGGTGTCTGGTTCAGGACTGTTACACCTTCTTCTCTTAATAAGATTAAAAACTGTGATGGATCACGGGCCACCAGGGATGGCACTACTACCAGTTTGCCGCCATACAGCAATGCGCCATACATCTCCCATACTGAAAAATCAAAGCAATACGAGTGGTACATTGTCCATACATCAGTACTATTGAAGTCATACAGTGGATGTTCGGTGAACAATAATCTTACTACGTTGTAATGTGCTACTACCACTCCCTTCGGGTTGCCTGTGGTACCGGAGGTGTAGATCACATAGGCAATATCATCCGGATGATTAATATTTTCAGGATTCTCTTCGCTATAGTCACAGGCTGATGCCAATGCCGTTTCATCCAATAAAAACCGGCTGCCACTGTCTGTTAAAATATAATTGATCCGGTCAGAAGGGTATTCTACGTCAACAGGTACATAACCTCCTCCAGCCTTCAGCACACCCAGCATACCAATCACCTGATCTACACCACGGTCAAGCACCATTGATACCAGGTCATTGCGACCTATGCCATGCTCTCCACGCAGGTAATGCGCCAGCTGATTCGCACGCGCATTTACCTCATGGTAGGTCAGCCGGTCAGTTCCGTTCACTACTGCCAGCTGATCTGGCGTTCGGGCTACCTGTTGTTCAAAAAGAGATACCAGCGTTGCTGCTTTGGGATAATCTTCATCACCTCCGGCCTGCGCTATTTCACCCAGGTAATCCAGCCGGCTGATCGCTGCAGCCGGAGTAGCAAGGATAGCTGTCAGTAATTGCTCCAGGTGAGATAACAGTTGTAAACCTGTGGACGCCGTGTAAATATCACTGTTATAAATTAGTTCTGCTCCTAATCTTCCACCGGATTCTATAAACGTAAACTGCAGATCAAACTTGCTGGTCAGCAACACATCCTCCTCATACGCCTTCACTTTTACATCCACCGACTGGCTGTTCCATACAGCTGCATAATCCACATCCTGCTGTAATACCACTACCACATCAAACAATGGATGGCGGCTTGCATCCCGCTCTAAATACAGCTCATCCACCAAAGCATCAAAGGGATAAGACTGATGTGTATAACCATCCAGAATCTGCTGACGGACTTCTGATAACAAACCACGGAAATCTCCATCTCCACTAAAACGGCTCCTGAGTGCCAGCATATTCACATAAAACCCTATCTGATCTTCCAGGTCGATGTGATCACGACCTGATACAGGGCTGCCTATGATGATATCTTCCTGACCCGTATAACGATATAACAAAGCAGTGACCAGTGCCACCAGGCCCGAAAATAAATTCTGTGATGATAACTGTTTTAAACCCTGGTAAAGGTCATCTCTCAGTAAACGGCTGATCTTACCTCCATGGTAAGTCTTCTGGGCCGGACGCGGTTTATCGCCCAGCAATTCCAGCACCGGCATCTCTCCATAAAAGCGCTCGTGCCAGTAAGTACGGTCAGCCTCATGCAGGTGCTGGGCCTGCCAATCGCTATAATCTTTATACTGGATACGCAATGCGGGTAAGGAGCTTCCACCTGTATACAGGTGAAGTAATTCCCTGATCAGCACACTCATGGACCAACCATCGCTGATGATGTGGTGCATCACAAACCCCAGTACCCATCGACGATCTGCCACCTGGTACAGCGTTGCACGTAGTAATGAACCATTCGAAAGATCAAAAGCTTCCACATAATCCTGCGTCAGCAAACTATTTAAGTCAGCCGGCGTGCTACGCAGATCAATATAATTAATCGTAAATGCTATACTTGGTTGTATAAACTGACGCACCTCTCCCTGACTATCTTCACGGAAAAAAGTACGCAGTATTTCATGACGCGCGATCAGTTCATTCAAGCACTGTTCCAGTTTAGACACATCCAGGTTACCTTCGAATATATAAGCAGCCGGTATATTATAAGCGACGTTTCCGCCCTCCAATTGACTTAATATCCACAAACGGCGCTGTGCTGAAGATAAAGCATAACTTTCCCCGACAGCAACCACAGGAATTTGTTCAAATGTTGTCCTCACGCTGGCATCTACCAGATTTGCCAGATCTTCCAATATAGGATGATGAAAAATCTCTTTTAGCGAGATCTTCACCTCAAATAAGCGGTGTAACTGACTGATTAGCCGGGTTGCCTTCAGGCTATGGCCGCCCAGCAGAAAAAAGTTATCATTGACACTTATTTTATCAGAGCTCAGGCCTAGTATCTCACTCCAGATATTTACAAGGGTTGATTCTGTTGCTGTACGAGCGCCCACATACTGTGTCAGTGAAAAACCATCCGGAGCTGGCAATGCCTTGCGGTCTGCTTTGCCACTTGCATTTAAGGGAATGGCATCCAGCTGCATAAAGTAAGCCGGTATCATATACGCCGGCAGGATACCTGACAGGTGTGCACGGATCTTATTCAAATCAAGTTTTTCCGCACCTGTTACATACGCGATCAATTCATGCTCACCATCATGTCCCTTCCGCGCGATCACCACCGCATCATGAATGTCAGCATACTTTTGTAAGGTATGCGAAATTTCACCCAACTCTATCCGATAACCTCGCACCTTCACCTGGTCATCTTTACGACCTGCATACACTACCAGTCCATCTGCTGTACGGTAACCAATATCTCCCGTACGGTAAAGACGGCCACCGTTTATAAAAGGATCTGCTATAAATTTCTCTTCTGTCAGCGCTGCATTATTTAAATACCCCCTCGCCAAGCCATCACCTCCTATACAGATTTCACCTTTCACACCAACAGGCAATACTTCGTTATCAACGCCTAAAATATGTATTTGGGTATTCCAAATAGGGCGCCCGATTGGAATGATGACATCTCCGGCATGTGTAGCATAATAACTGACTTCAATTGATGCTTCCGTAGGACCGTATAAGTTATATAATGGTATGTTTACCTGCGCATACCAGCGATCAACTGTTGCCGGTGTCAATGCCTCACCACTCGCCATCACCATCCGGACACTACTTAGTAAGGAAATATCAATATCATTATTCAGGAAATTATTCAGCATTGACGGCACAAAGTGCAGACATGTAATTTTCTCCATGGTCACCAGCGATAATAAACGCTCCGGGGATGCCACATCTTCTGTTGGACACATCACTTCTGTAGCACCGATACATAACGGTAGAAATAGCTCAGAAACAGATACATCAAAAGTGAAAGAGGTTTTCTGAAGAATAACATCATTGCTGTCCAGACTAAATTCGCTCCACATCCAGTTAAGCCGGTTCATCACGCCACGTGACTCCAGTATACAGCCTTTCGGACGACCTGTTGAACCTGACGTGTAAATTACATACATCGGATCCCTGCTGGTCGTACCGGCTACATACCCTTCAGTACTATAAGTATCTAATGCAGCACGCAGCGCTGTCAGCAGCTTTGCATCCAATACCACTTTACATCCGCTGTCTGAGACAATATATTGCTGACGCTCTTCCGGGAAAGTCGGATCAATAGGTACATAAGCACCACCAGCCTTTAGCACACCGATCAGGCAGATCAGCTGCCATTCACTACGCTCCAGTTGTACACCTACCAGGTCGCCTGCACCAATACCATATTTCGCACGCAGATAAGCACCTACCTGGTTGGTAATTGCATCCAGTTCTCCATAGCTGAGACTCGTTTCTTTGTATTTGACAGCTGTGTGATCTGGTCTGATCAACGCCTGCTTCTTAAATAGGTCTATAACTGTCTTATCTTCCACGTAGGGATGACGCGTATCATTAAACCCATGTACAAGTTGCTCCCGTTCGCCGGGCGTAACAATACTGATCTGCTTAATAAGCACTGCCGGATTATCAATTACCTGTGATGTAATATAAGAAAAGGCCTGATAGAACCTGACAACGGTATCCTTCTTATACAAATGCGTCGCATACTCAATTTCAACATAACCATCATCGTTAGTACCAGCTGCAAAGTTGAAACTAAGATCCAACTTGGCATTCACGTTGTCCAGGTCAAATCTGTTACTACCGGATAAATAGGTACAGATATCCTCCATGACAATACCTGCTGATTTACCCAGCTCTACCGGTGGATTTTGTTGTACCACCATCAATACATCAAATAGCGGATTACGGCCAGCATCAATGATAACAGGTGCCAACTCAATAATCTTGTCCAATGGATAATCCTGAAATTCAAAGGCCTGCCTGGTTTGCCTGGATACCGCTTCCAGGTGCTCCTGGAAGGTATGACCGCTATCAACCTGCGTCCTTAAAGGGACTGTATTGACATACAGGCCCACCTGGTCTTCCAGCTCATGATGATTACGGCCCGAAACAGGTGTTCCGATAACGATATCCTGCTGACCTGAAAATTTGTTCAGCAGGATGCTGAGTGTAGCATGAAAAAAGTTAAAAACTGTAGTACGATGTTCCTTACAGAATTCACGGATATGGGCATATATTTCGTTATTCCAGTAAAAGCGGCTAATGGCTCCTGAAAAACTTTTTATTACCGGGCGTGCAAAATCTGCTGGTAATTCCAATTGCGTACTATAATCTTTAAACTGCTGTTCCCAATATCGGGGAGCCAGCTCATTTATCTGTCTGGTATGCCATGCAGCATAATCCCTGTATTGGATATGCAAAGGTTGGTCGGTCGGGAATTGACCACTGTTAAAGGCTGTATAATAAACCATCAGCTCGCGCAACATCAATGCTACCGACCAGCCATCACTCACAATATGATGAACTGTCAGGAACAAGGCATATTCACGGTAAGCTATCCGGTACATATCTGCTCTAATCAAGGGTCCTTTTTCCAGGTCGAACTGAGAGTGAAACATTGCCTGGTACTCCTGATAAATAAACTCTTTTATACCAACACCGGAAGATACATCTTCATACCTGATAGAAAACGGTAATTCATCCAACACAAATTGCCTGGGCACCAGGTCTACTTCTTTAAAAACAGTGCGCAGGCTCTCATGTCTTTTCAATATTTCCCTCAATCCCTGTTCTATCACCAGCGGATCTATATTCCCTTTGAGGTGTAATCCTACTACAATATTATATGTACTGTTACCACCCTCCTGTTGAGATAATAACCAAAGTCTTTTTTGAGCAGCTGACAATTCATAATGCTCCTGCCTGTGCAGTGAAGTCACAGGTGTATATTTAATACTATCCGCATATGACTGCAGATAAGAAAGTAGTTCGCTTTTATTTTCTTTGACAGTAGTCATCAACGCTTCTGGCAAGCGATTGGTTTCACCCGTTAATCTCAAACGTTCTCCATCTGCCACGGGGACTACCTTATATTCTTTAAGTGCTGCGATAATTTTTGGGGCATTCATATAATAACTTCGTTATCTGAATTTTGTACATTTTTTAACCAAAGCATGTTTTCCAGTAAACCAGCAAATGCTGACACAGAATCATTCTCCAGTGCCATAGCCGTACTGATGCTTAAGTTCAACTCTTTATTAACAGTATTGATCAGTTCCATCAGCTGTAATGAATTTATTCCAAGATCCGTTAAAGCCAGTGAAGCCTGGTCCGGTGATAAAGCAGGCATACCGTTTTTCACTTCTATGTGGTGCAATAAATATTTTACAAGTTGATCATGATCTGGCCTGAGTAAGACCAGCTGAAGAAAAGACGGGTTCACTGTCCTGGCACCTGGTTTACCAAACAATTGCTTTTTTGTTCCAATAATTCTGAAACCACCGTTCCTGTACCAATTACCACAGGCTGTACGTTGGAGCTTCCCACTAGTCGTTCTGGGAATGCTAAAGGGAGATGTTAAAATAATGTCGTCAGGCGTGACACCAAACTGGCCGGCCATCAGCCTTTCAATAGCATTTATCCGCTCTGTGACGTTTAATTGGGGTATTGCAGTTCGCTTTATTTCAACTGCAACAGCTATCTGCTCCTTGTCACTATCTAAAGAAAATACGGCTATCCCATTTGCTGCAATATCTTTGCTGTTGTCAGCAATCGCTTGTTCAATATCGTTTGGATATATATTCTTTCCCCTTACTATCAGCATTTCTTTCAATCGGCCATGGATGTACAATTGTTGCCCGGATATAAAACCCAGGTCACCCGTACGGAAATATTGCCGGCCGCCAGATTCATAAAAACAGTCGGTATTATCCTGCTGCCAGTAGCCACTGGTGACACTATCACCGGCTATACAGATTTCTCCTTCCTCCAGTTCACCACACACCTGCTTTGTTGTTACACCCATAATTTTCACATCCATACCAGGCAATGTTCTTCCTGAGCTGACCAGTTGTTTACCATGGTGGAAGATTACGTTTACTTCTTCCTGGGGGGCAGTGGCAGCTACCAGCAATGTTGCTTCTGCCAGACCATAACAGGGATAAAATGCTGCGCTTTTAAAACCAGCAGCTGCAAAATGATCTGCGAAACGAAGCATAGTAGCATGTTTAACTGGTTCAGATCCGTTATATGCTACCTTCCAATGTGACAGATCCAAAGCCTTCAGGCTATCTGCAGGTATTTTCTCCACACACAGATCGTAAGAAAAATTGGGTCCTCCACTATGGGTCACTTTATAACGGGATATTCTATCCAGCCAATGATGTGGCTGTTGCATAAAATCAGCAGGTGGCATTAGCACACAGGTACAACCCGCATATATCGTATGCAGGATATTCCCAATCAATCCCATATCATGGTGAAATGGCAACCAGGATAAGATAACCGCATCTTCGTCACATCCAAATGCATCTCTGATTAATTCCTGATTATGCAAAAGGTTCTTGTGGCTGATCACTACACCTTTGGGCTTGCCTGTAGAACCAGACGTATATTGTATAAAAGCGATCTCCTGTGTAACTGGTTGCAGCCCGGCCAAATCGGTATCCACCTGATCTGTGTATATGCATGGAATGCCTATCTGTTGTAAATGACGGGCACTGGTCTCTTTACACAAAATAGCCGCAGGAGCAACATGATTTATAATATTGTGTAGTCTATCTTTCTGTTGTTTCCCATGCACATAGGGCACAGGCACAGGCACCACGCCTGCATACTGACAACCGAGAAATGATATGATGAAATCGTATACATCCTGATATATAAGTACAGCCCTCTTACCAGAAAGTCTTTTTTCAGCCAACTGTATTCCCTGCCGCTTCACTGCTTCTGCCAGCGCGGCATAAGTAATATTCCTGTCTGTACTCCACCCAATCGCTGAAAATGTAAAGACCGTCTTATGGGGAAACTTGTCTGCATAAAATAACAAGTAATCAACTATTGTTTCCATAATTAGAAAATCGTGGTAAAAGAATTCTGGTACCATAGCTCGTTTCCACTATGGTAGATTAACGTGTCGGATATTGTCTTATGGAATGGGTTTTTATGGACTTCAAATATGACTGACCATCCAAATTACAGTTATGAGGTAAAAGGATGATTAGGAGTTTTACTAATTTTCGTTACGGTTTTTCCTAAAAGGGGGAATCAATGGAATATATTCCTTTTTCAACAGCATATCGCAACAGCCCGGTTACTGACCTGACCTTTAGCTTTTCTCTCAGATCCTGCTTCAGTTTTTCTACAGAGCGGACGCTCAAGAGAATTTCCTGAGCGATCTCTATATTATTTTTTTCTTCCCATAGTAGCCGCAGTAAGGCTTCTTCTCTTTCTGAGAGGGAATGATACGTAGGTTTTTTTGTCATACGGCTGCCATACTGCTGGTTGTGATAGAGCATTTCCGTAAATAAAACATTTTTATACAGCTTACCTGAGGCAATAACAGATAAAGCATTCAGCAGCTCGTCCGGATCCTCCTGTTTAGATATACAACCCTGAATACCCATTTCCAGCAGGTCGCTCATCCAATTGATATCCGTCATTATGGAAAGCAACAAAACACCGGCTGCAGGATAGAGCGTCTTTATACGAAGCAACCTTTCTCTTGCAGTCTTCTGGTAGATAGACACATCTGTTATTAATACATTAAAGTGCAGCGATTCCTGAACTGTATCCAGTTCTGACAGACATGCGCCATCAAATACCACCTGTATGTTATCTCTTCTATTAAGAAAATCACATAGCACCCTGCGGAACAAAAGATGTTCATCGACAATAGCAACTGTAATAGGATCAATCTGCATCGATCACCTGATTTAATTGTTTCACAAAAAGATCTCTGATATGGACACGCTGCGCATATGGGAAAATATGCCCGTTGAAGATGAAGTTAAATTTAAGGCAGTTCTTATATTCCTTCACCACAACCACCAACGCATAATGCGTCATATTTTCCCCCGTTTTCACATCATCATTTACTCGGCTTGCATGGTTTACTTCTTTATTATAGTCATAGTTATGATAATTGAAGAATACGGCTGAAGCAAGTGATTTGTCTGCATTGTCGGCAAAGAGTTCATGAACCAGCTTTTCAAACGGATAGGCATCATGATGCAGATCGTCCAGGAAACCAGATTGGACCTGCTTAAGATGGTTGATGATATTTCCCGGATCTGACAGTTTATTTCTAACAGCTACCAGGTTGGCAAAGAAGCCAATTAGCCCGGATACATCCATATCCTGGTAGCATCTTGAATTCCTTCCAGACACAGTTGTCATGACGGTAATATCCTCCTGATTAGTTAGCTGATGCAACATCAGGTACAATACACCTAGTAATAAACTGGTCTTCGTCAATCCATTCTTCCTGGCAAAACGGTCTACCTTTGCGTACAATTCAGCTTCGAGCAAGGCTGCCAGATTATTCATACCGGCGCTGTCGCTCTCGTAAGCAGGGAAGTTCACCGCCAAGCAGCTTCCTTGTAACTTATCCAACCAGTATTGCTGGCTCGCTTTCCCATCAGCATTGTTGACAAATTTGTGCTGCCAGGCGGAAAAATGCCGGTACTGATATTTTAAAGGGGCTGGGGCATTCCCTTTTAACACCGCTGCCGTATACAGCGTTGTCAGTTCCTTTTTCAGCACACCTATTGAATAACCATCGGAAATAATGTGGTGCATAGAGATCAATACCAGTGACCGGTTATCCTCCCAGTGATATAAATTCACCTGGAACAGCGGCCCTTTCGACAGGTTTGGTTCCCAGGTATGGGCAATTTTGATCAGACTTTCCTTATCATTTTCTTTTCCAGAAAGCATTGTTTCTTCTACCACTATCTGCAAACTACCAGGCGGTAATATTCGCTGCATGATACTACCATTAAACAGCACAAAGGATGTTCTCAATACCTCATGTCGGTCGGCAAGCTGGTTCACTGCTGTAGTGAGATAACTGATGTCTATATTGTCTGCTTCATATGGCACCACGATGAGATCATCTCCCTTCCTGAGCCAGTCGGAGAAATAAGCCAGTTGGTTATAGGATGGTACAGCCAATACAGCTGCAGGAATATGCCTTGCGATAGCTTCTATCGTTTTTTCTTCAAACAGGACTTTCATTGTGATGGAGGTACCCGTTGTATCCAATATTCGCTTAAGGATGACCATCGCCTTCAGTGAATCGCCTCCCAGTTCAAAGTAATCATCGTGGGTACTGATCCTGTCACGACCTAATACTTCTTCCCAGATGGATACAAGTGTGGTCTCTATTTCGTTTGCAGGTGCGATATATTTCTTCTCAATAGATGTAGCAGATTCATCAAACAATGGTAGTGCTTTTTTGTCTACTTTGCCATTAGTGGTTATTGGCAGCACTTCCAGTTGAACAAACCTGGCCGGCAACATGAAAACCGGAATATGATTGGTAAGATGTACAACGAGATCACTTGTATATAATGGTGCTGTGCCAACAACGTATGCCACCAGTTCTTTGCGATCTTCCTGCTCCTGCACTACTACTACCGCTTCTTTCACTTCAGGGTAAAATTTCAGGGCTTGTTCAATTTCAGCTGGCTCTATGCGGTACCCATTGATCTTTACCTGTTCGTCTTTTCGACCAAGGTATTCTATATTTCCATCTGGCAGCCATCTACCAAGATCTCCAGTTTTATACATCCGCTCACCGGCGATAAAGGGATTTGGAACAAATTTTTCAACCGTCTGTTCAGGTTTGTTCAGGTATTCCTTTGCCAATCCTGCGCCACCTACACATATTTCACCAGCTACACCGGCTGGCACCAGGCGATGATTATTATCAAGAATATAAACGGGACTATTACTAATGGGCAATCCAATGGGTACATTGTCTTTCGTAATAGTACCATGCGCCGGTATAGTCATGACTGTTACACAAATGCTCGTTTCTGTCGGACCATATGCATTAAAATATGTTCCATATTGCAGGTACTCACGGGCTTTATCTGCAATGGCAGCTTCACCTGCTGTAACTAGTTTTTTGATCGTCCGGATCTTATCTATTTCCAGCATCCTGAGGTAGGCTGGTGTGATCACGGCAAAACCTATATTGTTGCTTATAATATAATCCTGCAGCAGGTTTGGATTTTTGCGGGTTTCCTCATCTACAATATGCAGAGCCTGGCCGCCTGTAAGGGCGCAAAACATTTCAAATACCGATGCATCAAATGACCAGGAGGCCAACTGAAGACTATTGGTTCCTGCCGGTACATCCAACACTGGCTTAACCGCTTGAACTGTATTGACAAGTCCTCTGTGGGTAATCGCTACTCCCTTTGGTGCTCCCGTGGAGCCGGATGTATAGATGACATACATCAAATCTTCAGGCCCTGACCGTTTTTGTGGTCGCTGTCCAACAGTATTCGTAGGCATATCTACGGCATGAATAGGCCCTTCATAGAAATCCAGGTCAAACAGGTTCTCTGCTTTTGTGAGCAGCAATTTAATCCCTGTATCTTTGATAAGGTATTCTTTTCTGGTCCTTGGATATTCCGGATGAATAAATACATAAGCCCCACCTGCCTTTAAAATGCCTAAAATGGCAATAGCGATACTTTCTGACCTATCCAATACAATCCCCACAAGTTCATTACTTTTCAGGTCGTATGTTTGTTGCAGGTAAACTGCCAGTTCATTTGCCTTATCATTCAACGATGTATAGGTAAATGAAGCAACGCCTGATACGAGCGCAGTCTGATCAGGTGTAAGCAATACCTGCTCTTCAAAAAGGTCGGTAATTGTCCGGTCAGGATATACTATCGGTCTGACAGCCGCTTCCGGTAGCAATAATTGCTTATCAAGGCTGTCAAGGAATTCTAGCTGATTGATCGGACTGTCTGGTGATTCGATGATCCCAGTCAGCAATTGTTCAAGATGCCTGCCCAGCTGCGACACCAGCCAGTCGCTATATATATCACAATTGTATGCGATACGCAGTTTCAGGCCATCTGGCGTTTCGTTAAAGTCAAATACCATATCAAATACACAGGTAGCAGGAACGGCATCTCCATAACCTTCCATGGCCAACCCCTGATCACTTGTATACTGCGACTGCATGATCTGTCC
This Chitinophaga sancti DNA region includes the following protein-coding sequences:
- a CDS encoding AMP-binding protein, with the translated sequence METIVDYLLFYADKFPHKTVFTFSAIGWSTDRNITYAALAEAVKRQGIQLAEKRLSGKRAVLIYQDVYDFIISFLGCQYAGVVPVPVPYVHGKQQKDRLHNIINHVAPAAILCKETSARHLQQIGIPCIYTDQVDTDLAGLQPVTQEIAFIQYTSGSTGKPKGVVISHKNLLHNQELIRDAFGCDEDAVILSWLPFHHDMGLIGNILHTIYAGCTCVLMPPADFMQQPHHWLDRISRYKVTHSGGPNFSYDLCVEKIPADSLKALDLSHWKVAYNGSEPVKHATMLRFADHFAAAGFKSAAFYPCYGLAEATLLVAATAPQEEVNVIFHHGKQLVSSGRTLPGMDVKIMGVTTKQVCGELEEGEICIAGDSVTSGYWQQDNTDCFYESGGRQYFRTGDLGFISGQQLYIHGRLKEMLIVRGKNIYPNDIEQAIADNSKDIAANGIAVFSLDSDKEQIAVAVEIKRTAIPQLNVTERINAIERLMAGQFGVTPDDIILTSPFSIPRTTSGKLQRTACGNWYRNGGFRIIGTKKQLFGKPGARTVNPSFLQLVLLRPDHDQLVKYLLHHIEVKNGMPALSPDQASLALTDLGINSLQLMELINTVNKELNLSISTAMALENDSVSAFAGLLENMLWLKNVQNSDNEVII
- a CDS encoding response regulator transcription factor translates to MQIDPITVAIVDEHLLFRRVLCDFLNRRDNIQVVFDGACLSELDTVQESLHFNVLITDVSIYQKTARERLLRIKTLYPAAGVLLLSIMTDINWMSDLLEMGIQGCISKQEDPDELLNALSVIASGKLYKNVLFTEMLYHNQQYGSRMTKKPTYHSLSEREEALLRLLWEEKNNIEIAQEILLSVRSVEKLKQDLREKLKVRSVTGLLRYAVEKGIYSIDSPF